In Leishmania braziliensis MHOM/BR/75/M2904 complete genome, chromosome 23, one genomic interval encodes:
- a CDS encoding Na/H antiporter-like protein, with protein sequence MARTTALLGASASKVGTEDSTFRNAESLESLSVAILFVTMLIVLGGTFFMTHKHRIPLPYTVVLFLYGIVVGAVARWLYSDVSEALGFIPPELLFYIFLPVLIFEGSYAVNIHALRRVFPQVVLLATFGLLLNTALMALPVKWCFQAWSWYTALLLGSLLSATDPVAVVALLKELGVDKCMTALVDGEAVMNDGTAIILFTLLLPAARVGSMDTSVGAVVVQCIWLALLPIALGPLFGFLQSFWLRRTSDGLTKACITVSVTYVSYYIAAYLLGTSGVLTLFFQGIFLSYYCPSLFPGREGNIISSAWEFLVHLGNTVLFSLVGIILVADVLPTVKPSDIFVLVGLYLAMVLSRLLMLEMLSPVLNMFSYKFGQKQIVLMVHAGLRGGVAATLALVVKQEDLKEGVDILKVTSGIVLLTLLVNASTSASVVEVLGFKRKPMYFIMKMEYAMELLRSSREHALEALKGDPKYRNASWMQVEKFVRHHTRNPFHSVGVRAEEDEEKTVNRIMMSAFKTVLWCQRDTDVITETVVVQLGVAIDTLIDRGELLDVHQMYWYHRHRDSNSGEEERTAAVQVSPLRERHQSSIGPGPRNRFSIQQQQQQQQQSGTTQVWRTRPATDVTVKGAAVSVSENSEEMQSRASDTAAVMGTNQLRSESDIGASGSGDGSSLTIDVTSLPPHHLGDGGTADEDEERAQTNRMVINLMRRLLPTWVVLLERFIFSPGYFATAHRRAQENAFVALLAVVKCLTSISPLKFKFIRSEAQVQRVERWMTTQLTASNRAIRFFYANFPEATNNVASRRAVISVANALDETVRKLSTEHGFGTRATEVLGEMLAHMRSHTPSTWESNASQESNLVLRAVAATTLGKGLRSVEIKAISSMGLVRKFREGDIITLPDNAFLVVVFGSLRALYGQWTTLAEHEQMEGFGDTVGLEALILPQEFRVDQQRRWRVISTDSTALFISFNTIKPFLTERSLRAVKALWRAAAAEVLMPFLSRIVTVPDNEARIKREHLMELIMAGRPLIGPRDCDLEVCETNFHLYFYLRGSDKSGLFNCHTPPCYLSIFYAHQLRWVDADAVLYAVPMRVGDRGYVPWPTTASTVGAISTSPSASGEDEREDEESSVAEVEGAEGMEASACGGSPSLRPSMNRPTTAAPLSASLLPPSSEPCESPCDDGVGQNFRNVPLTCPAAPLGENSVATHAGATNIINSVLLGCAPEDPDGLGLNASNSIFGDLLDHVISPTATYRSFDLFPGSSSTPERPPHVPGSLALRDPTISIFYSPESFVTLVPFVNQMFVHYASTMEHLCIATLRYLRFPTDPFHARHAEAIGSQTVEFLLNFCVEISMLKRTCRIVSKHHHEDTGVLSPFHVNSDMDSAFQARVCAWARSHRLNGKFHLKAMVTEMNQYANRRFPDYVAVLRRMVNLEPGLKEVETAEGMNSLCCCIARSSKDDAMRVKSLDGAV encoded by the coding sequence ATGGCACGCACGACCGCGCTACTCGGCGCTTCCGCCAGTAAAGTGGGCACGGAGGACAGCACATTCCGCAACGCCGAGTCGCTTGAGAGTTTGTCCGTGGCCATTTTGTTTGTTACAATGCTTATCGTTCTCGGCGGCACCTTCTTCATGACTCACAAACACCGAATCCCGCTGCCATacacggtggtgctgttccTGTATGGGATCGTGGTGGGCGCGGTGGCTCGCTGGCTGTATTCTGACGTCTCGGAGGCTCTCGGCTTCATCCCGCCCGAGCTGCTCTTTTACATTTTCCTGCCAGTGCTTATATTTGAGGGTAGCTATGCAGTGAACATTCATGCTCTGCGCCGTGTCTTTCCGCAGGttgtgctgctcgccaccTTTGGCCTTCTCCTCAATACGGCACTGATGGCGTTACCGGTAAAGTGGTGCTTCCAGGCTTGGTCGTGGTacacggcactgctgctgggctCCCTGCTTTCTGCTACCGACCCTGTCGCGGTCGTTGCGCTTCTGAAGGAGTTAGGGGTGGACAAGTGCATGACGGCCCTGGTGGACGGCGAGGCTGTCATGAACGACGGTACGGCAATCATCCTCttcactcttctcctccccgcGGCGCGCGTCGGCTCCATGGACACCTCTGTAGGCGCCGTCGTGGTGCAGTGCATCTGGCTGGCGTTGTTACCCATTGCACTCGGACCGCTCTTCGGTTTCCTCCAGTCCTTCTGGTTGCGCCGCACCAGCGACGGCCTCACCAAGGCGTGCATCACTGTGTCTGTAACCTATGTGTCGTACTACATCGCTGCATATCTGCTGGGCACGAGTGGCGTTCTGACGCTTTTCTTCCAGGGCATCTTTCTCAGCTACTACTgcccttcccttttccctggGCGTGAGGGCAACATTATCTCCTCGGCTTGGGAGTTCCTGGTCCACCTTGGCAACACggttctcttctccctcgtcgGCATCATCCTGGTCGCGGATGTGCTGCCCACCGTGAAGCCGTCGGATATATTTGTTCTCGTTGGGCTGTACCTTGCAATGGTGTTGTCGCGCCTCCTGATGCTGGAGATGCTCTCGCCGGTGCTGAACATGTTCTCCTACAAGTTTGGTCAGAAGCAGATTGTGCTCATGGTACACGCCGGGCTGCGCGGGGGCGTTGCTGCAACGCTGGCCCTCGTCGTGAAGCAGGAGGACCTCAAGGAGGGGGTGGACATCTTGAAGGTCACGTCTGGGATTGTGCTGCTGACGTTGCTCGTCAATGCCTCCACGTCGGCCAGCGTTGTGGAGGTGCTCGGGTTCAAGAGGAAGCCGATGTACTTCATCATGAAGATGGAGTACGCGATGGAGCTCCTGCGCAGCTCACGGGAGCACGCGCTGGAGGCCTTGAAGGGCGACCCCAAGTACCGGAATGCAAGCTGGATGCAGGTGGAGAAGTTTGTGCGGCACCACACCCGCAACCCGTTTCACAGTGTGGGCGTgagggcagaggaggacgaggagaagaCGGTCAACCGAATAATGATGTCGGCCTTTAAGACGGTGCTCTGGTGTCAGAGGGACACGGACGTCATCACGGAAACGGTCGTCGTGCAACTGGGCGTGGCCATCGACACACTCATCGACAGGGGTGAGCTGCTGGATGTGCACCAGATGTACTGgtaccaccgccaccgtgaCTCCAACAgtggcgaggaagagcggACGGCTGCGGTTCAGGTCTCACCGCTGCGGGAGCGGCACCAGTCGTCCATTGGGCCAGGCCCACGCAACCGCTTCTCgatacagcagcagcagcaacagcagcagcagtccgGCACAACGCAGGTGTGGCGCACGCGACCCGCCACGGACGTGACGGTGAAGGGTGCAGCTGTGTCCGTGTCAGAGAATTCAGAGGAAATGCAGAGCCGCGCCTCGGACACGGCAGCTGTGATGGGGACGAACCAGCTCAGGAGTGAGTCCGACATTGGGGCaagtggcagcggcgacggcagcagcttAACGATTGACGTGACGAGCCTGCCACCACACCAcctcggcgacggcggcacagcCGATGAGGACGAGGAAAGGGCGCAGACAAATCGGATGGTTATCAATCTCATGCGTCGCCTACTGCCCACCTGGGTCGTGCTCTTGGAGCGCTTCATCTTCAGCCCCGGCTACTTCGCAACAGCGCACCGCCGTGCGCAGGAAAACGCTTTCGTGGCACTACTCGCCGTCGTCAAGTGTCTGACTTCCATCTCGCCGCTCAAGTTTAAGTTCATTCGAtcggaggcgcaggtgcagcGAGTGGAGCGGTGGATGACGACGCAGCTTACGGCGTCGAACCGCGCCATCCGCTTCTTCTATGCGAACTTCCCAGAGGCAACCAACAACGTGGCAAGCCGCCGCGCTGTCATCTCGGTCGCCAACGCGCTGGATGAAACTGTGCGCAAGCTGAGCACCGAACACGGCTTCGGAACACGAGCGACGGAGGTGCTGGGGGAAATGTTGGCGCACATGAGGTCACACACACCGTCTACATGGGAGAGCAACGCTTCGCAGGAGAGCAACCTCGTGCTGCGCGCCGTCGCAGCGACGACCCTCGGCAAGGGGCTACGTAGTGTGGAGATCAAGGCAATCAGTTCCATGGGGCTCGTCCGCAAGTTTCGCGAGGGTGACATCATCACGTTGCCTGACAACGCATTCCTAGTCGTCGTCTTTGGGAGCCTGCGTGCTCTCTACGGGCAGTGGACGACGCTCGCCGAGCATGAGCAGATGGAGGGGTTCGGCGATACGGTCGGCCTCGAGGCCCTCATATTGCCGCAGGAGTTCCGTGtggaccagcagcggcgctggcgcgtcATCTCGACTGACTCTACAGCGCTGTTCATTTCTTTCAACACCATCAAGCCGTTCCTGACGGAGCGCTCCTTGCGCGCGGTCAAGGCGCTgtggcgcgcggcggcggcggaggttTTGATGCCCTTCTTGTCGCGTATTGTGACGGTGCCGGACAACGAGGCGCGGATCAAACGGGAGCACTTGATGGAGCTCATCATGGCTGGCAGGCCCCTCATCGGTCCTCGCGACTGCGACCTGGAGGTCTGTGAAACCAACTTCCACTTGTATTTCTACCTCCGCGGGTCTGACAAGTCGGGACTGTTCAACTGCCACACCCCTCCGTGCTACCTCTCCATCTTCTACGCACATCAGCTACGCTGGGTTGACGCCGACGCGGTGCTCTACGCCGTCCCGATGAGGGTTGGGGACCGCGGTTACGTGCCGTGGCCCACGACCGCCTCGACGGTTGGTGCGATTTCCACATCGCCTAGCGCGTCTGGTGAGGATGAACGAGAAGACGAAGAAAGTAGCGTTGCGGAGGTAGAGGGGGCCGAGGGCATGGAGGCCTCTGCCTGCGGAGGTTCACCATCCCTGCGGCCTTCCATGAACCGGCCGACGACTGCCGCACCTCTGTCCGcgtctctgctgccgcccagTAGTGAGCCGTGCGAAAGTCCGTGTGATGATGGAGTGGGGCAAAACTTCCGCAACGTCCCGCTGACGTGCCCTGCCGCCCCGCTTGGCGAGAACAGTGTCGCTACCCACGCTGGTGCGACGAACATCATCAACAGCGTGCTGCTCGGCTGCGCTCCTGAGGACCCCGATGGGCTGGGCCTAAACGCGTCGAACAGCATTTTTGGCGACCTGCTGGACCATGTCATCTCCCCAACGGCGACGTACCGCAGCTTCGACCTTTTCCCAGGCTCGTCATCGACGCCGGAGCGCCCCCCCCACGTGCCCGGGTCGCTCGCCCTGCGCGACCCCACCATTAGCATTTTCTACTCTCCCGAGAGCTTTGTAACGCTCGTCCCTTTTGTAAATCAAATGTTCGTCCACTACGCTTCCACCATGGAGCACCTTTGCATCGCCACGCTGCGGTACCTTCGGTTTCCGACCGACCCTTTCCACGCGCGCCACGCTGAGGCCATAGGTAGCCAGACTGTGGAGTTCTTGCTGAACTTCTGTGTGGAGATATCGATGCTGAAGCGGACGTGCCGCATCGTGAGCAAGCACCACCACGAAGACACCGGCGTGCTGAGCCCGTTCCACGTGAACAGCGACATGGACTCGGCGTTTcaggcgcgtgtgtgcgcgtgggcgCGTAGCCACCGCCTGAACGGCAAGTTTCACTTGAAGGCAATGGTGACGGAGATGAACCAATACGCGAACCGACGCTTCCCCGACTACGTGGCGGTGCTACGACGCATGGTAAATCTGGAACCAGGGCTGAAAGAGGTGGAGACAGCCGAAGGTATGAACTCACTGTGTTGCTGTATTGCAAGAAGCAGCAAAGATGATGCCATGAGGGTGAAGAGCCTCGACGGTGCCGTGTAG